Proteins encoded by one window of Blastopirellula marina:
- a CDS encoding stage 0 sporulation family protein: MAKYIIRYGAMRFLGVFSARAKDEYNRDDQVIIRTKRGLEVGDVLCEATDEAVKQLTDPAFGSIMRAMSEEDVKQTEHMVGDALREEETVRRVIREMNLPMQLVDVEHLFGGERIIVYYLAESRVDFRELVKALASELQTRIEMRQIGVRDEAKLLADYGDCGKPVCCNTHLSEMPPVSMRMAKLQKATLDPTKISGRCGRLKCCLRYEYDTYEELQRDLPPIGSDIVTNSGRGRVLNHEILAGQLLVRMEDNRNIMIDASDVLTVLKRGNGQTGGGSKRGKRRDKKDAADEDGGENTQSNSDNPKE, encoded by the coding sequence ATGGCGAAATACATCATTCGCTACGGGGCCATGCGTTTTTTAGGCGTGTTCTCGGCCCGAGCAAAAGATGAATACAACCGCGACGATCAAGTCATCATTCGCACCAAGCGCGGCTTGGAGGTGGGGGATGTCCTGTGCGAAGCCACCGACGAAGCGGTCAAGCAACTGACCGATCCGGCATTTGGTAGCATCATGCGGGCCATGTCGGAAGAAGACGTCAAGCAGACCGAGCACATGGTCGGCGATGCCCTGCGCGAGGAAGAAACGGTCCGCCGCGTGATCCGCGAGATGAATCTCCCCATGCAGTTGGTCGATGTCGAGCATCTGTTTGGCGGCGAACGGATCATCGTTTACTACCTGGCCGAGTCGCGGGTCGATTTTCGCGAGCTGGTCAAAGCGTTGGCTTCCGAACTGCAAACCCGCATCGAGATGCGCCAGATTGGCGTTCGTGACGAAGCGAAGCTCTTGGCCGATTACGGCGACTGCGGCAAGCCGGTCTGCTGTAACACGCACCTGAGCGAAATGCCGCCCGTTTCAATGCGGATGGCCAAGCTCCAAAAAGCGACGCTCGACCCAACGAAGATTTCCGGCCGTTGCGGAAGACTTAAGTGCTGTTTGCGTTACGAGTACGACACGTACGAAGAACTGCAGCGCGACCTTCCGCCCATTGGCAGCGATATTGTGACCAACAGTGGTCGCGGTCGCGTTTTGAATCACGAGATCCTCGCTGGTCAGTTGCTCGTTCGCATGGAAGACAACCGCAACATTATGATCGACGCCAGCGACGTGCTGACGGTCCTCAAACGCGGCAACGGCCAAACCGGGGGTGGTTCCAAGCGGGGCAAGCGTCGTGACAAGAAGGATGCTGCCGACGAAGATGGCGGCGAGAACACCCAGTCCAACTCAGACAATCCGAAGGAATAA
- a CDS encoding Minf_1886 family protein yields the protein MSEDTYSAFMQLLKDDPRYRMEAYQFVREALSFGQRYQEEQDEEPSEEEEDLDLECFEEEIDELEDDLEGWEEEEDVERHLTGQVLCQAIRQYAQQQYGLLAKVVLNSWGIHTTGDFGEIVYNLIGIGMMRKSKSDRREDFDDQYDFEDAFVKNFDFQLSEESGQA from the coding sequence ATGTCCGAAGATACTTATTCCGCGTTCATGCAACTGCTCAAAGACGACCCACGCTATCGCATGGAAGCGTATCAATTTGTCCGTGAAGCCCTCTCATTCGGCCAGCGGTATCAAGAGGAGCAGGACGAAGAGCCTTCCGAAGAGGAAGAAGACTTGGACCTGGAATGCTTCGAGGAAGAGATCGACGAACTCGAAGACGACCTGGAAGGCTGGGAAGAAGAGGAAGACGTCGAACGCCATCTGACCGGCCAGGTATTGTGCCAGGCCATCCGGCAGTATGCTCAGCAGCAGTATGGGCTGTTGGCCAAGGTGGTGCTCAACTCGTGGGGCATACACACGACCGGCGACTTTGGCGAGATCGTCTACAACCTGATTGGCATTGGCATGATGCGTAAATCGAAATCGGACCGACGCGAAGACTTCGACGATCAGTACGACTTTGAAGACGCGTTCGTGAAGAACTTCGACTTCCAGCTATCGGAAGAATCAGGGCAAGCCTAA
- a CDS encoding YbaN family protein — protein sequence MTHPPVPEIPWSKRLFYLGCAAIFFTLAVLGMILPIIPATPFLLVTSYFLVRSFPKLNDLLLDLPYFGQILYDWEVRKGIKTSTKIQAIATVVLGWGFSIMIFPIPKWALTIMAFLVVIGIYVIYRVPEPHDVKITKTKSEPNGPQGDDQEKNTVHPSHELERKPREAGRNSCQAQSENL from the coding sequence ATGACACATCCTCCCGTACCTGAGATCCCTTGGTCCAAGCGGCTGTTCTATTTGGGCTGTGCGGCAATCTTTTTCACACTGGCCGTCCTGGGCATGATCTTGCCGATCATCCCAGCGACGCCATTTCTGCTGGTAACCAGCTACTTCCTGGTCAGGTCTTTCCCCAAGCTGAATGACCTGTTGCTCGACTTGCCCTACTTCGGTCAAATTCTGTACGACTGGGAAGTCCGCAAGGGTATCAAGACAAGCACCAAAATCCAAGCTATCGCCACGGTCGTTCTGGGCTGGGGGTTCTCGATCATGATCTTTCCGATCCCTAAGTGGGCATTGACGATCATGGCATTCCTGGTGGTGATCGGGATCTACGTCATCTACCGCGTGCCAGAGCCGCATGACGTGAAAATCACCAAGACGAAGAGCGAGCCAAACGGCCCGCAGGGTGACGACCAGGAAAAGAATACCGTCCATCCATCGCACGAATTAGAGCGGAAGCCCAGAGAAGCAGGCCGCAATTCATGCCAAGCCCAGAGCGAGAATCTTTGA
- a CDS encoding VOC family protein: protein MPDLLLEAVNPVLPSRDVKAAIQFYVDKLDFKLSYQDAEDPRYASIIRDRVEIHLRWHDPSSWDRVERPNIRIAVCDVEHLYSVFQPLGIFASDTTLRDTAFGTREFGFFDPDGNLLTFYSDLGE, encoded by the coding sequence ATGCCCGATTTGCTACTCGAAGCTGTTAACCCTGTCCTGCCGTCGCGTGATGTGAAGGCCGCCATCCAGTTTTATGTTGACAAGCTGGACTTCAAGCTATCGTATCAAGATGCGGAAGACCCTCGTTACGCATCGATCATTCGGGACCGGGTCGAGATTCATCTTCGCTGGCATGATCCTTCGAGCTGGGATCGCGTCGAACGACCGAACATCCGTATCGCGGTGTGCGATGTCGAACACCTTTACAGCGTGTTTCAGCCGCTGGGGATCTTCGCTTCCGATACCACGCTGCGTGATACGGCCTTCGGCACGCGGGAGTTTGGCTTCTTCGACCCCGATGGCAACCTGCTGACGTTTTATTCCGACCTGGGAGAATAG
- a CDS encoding STAS domain-containing protein produces the protein MNAKTSTSLVSFEEVGDVHVITPLVTNMRDANNCLTIRELFIEYGRSRCPEKVLIDLRHVRFMSSVGVRVLVSLLREVCEVQGRIMVCSLNGELRGVLFVCSLISDDMNQPGPLEVANNRDDGLARLRSP, from the coding sequence ATGAACGCCAAAACATCTACGAGCCTCGTTTCGTTCGAAGAAGTCGGTGATGTACACGTCATCACCCCGCTGGTTACGAACATGCGCGATGCCAACAACTGTTTGACGATTCGCGAGTTGTTTATCGAGTATGGCCGATCGCGGTGTCCGGAAAAGGTCTTAATAGATCTGAGACACGTACGCTTTATGTCGAGTGTTGGTGTCCGCGTTCTGGTCTCGCTGCTGCGGGAGGTGTGCGAAGTTCAGGGACGAATCATGGTCTGCAGCCTGAATGGAGAGTTGCGGGGAGTACTTTTCGTCTGTAGCCTAATATCAGACGATATGAATCAACCGGGACCGTTAGAGGTAGCGAATAACCGCGACGACGGCCTCGCTCGCCTGAGGTCCCCTTAA
- a CDS encoding STAS domain-containing protein, which yields MNEDAPQLVHHHIADEVLVLTPQVEQMRDTEICYSIRDGMTDYVKQVDHRRVVIDMQNVNFVSSIGILAFLNLRRAVPNTDERIIFCNLSDSLTGMFRICKLISENPNDPTPFGSVDTLESALSTA from the coding sequence ATGAACGAAGACGCTCCACAGTTAGTCCACCACCACATCGCAGATGAAGTCCTCGTTCTCACGCCTCAAGTCGAACAGATGCGAGATACCGAGATCTGCTATTCGATTCGAGATGGCATGACCGACTACGTCAAGCAAGTCGATCATCGCCGCGTGGTGATCGACATGCAGAATGTCAACTTCGTCAGCAGCATCGGAATTCTCGCATTTCTAAATCTCCGCCGGGCAGTCCCCAACACGGACGAGCGGATCATTTTTTGCAATCTGTCCGATTCGCTCACCGGCATGTTTAGAATTTGCAAATTAATCTCAGAAAACCCTAACGATCCAACGCCGTTCGGTTCCGTAGATACTCTTGAGTCCGCTTTGTCTACCGCGTAA
- a CDS encoding DNA-methyltransferase, which yields MATPPKLPATGLTTGDCIAQMKKLPEGCIDLAFADPPFNIGYKYDVYDDRKSVDEYLQWSEQWMREVSRVLKPTGAFWLAIGDEFAAELKVLATRTLGLHCRNWVVWYYTFGVHCKSKFTRSHAHIFYFTKDAKQFTFNDEQIRVPSARMLVYGDKRANPKGRVPDDTWILRPQDAPDSFGSEEDTWYFPRVAGTFKERAGFHGCQMPEQLLGRIIKCCSNEGEIVMDPFAGSGSTLVTAKKLGRTPLGFELSKDYAKQVRERLASVKVGDPLVGAENPLTSAPSTAKGRRLKQPTA from the coding sequence GTGGCGACGCCACCGAAACTTCCCGCCACCGGTTTGACGACCGGCGATTGTATCGCCCAGATGAAGAAGCTGCCTGAGGGATGCATCGACCTGGCCTTTGCCGATCCCCCCTTCAATATCGGCTACAAGTACGACGTCTACGACGATCGTAAATCGGTCGACGAATATCTTCAGTGGAGCGAACAGTGGATGCGCGAAGTCTCGCGCGTGCTCAAGCCAACGGGTGCATTCTGGCTGGCCATCGGCGACGAGTTCGCAGCGGAACTCAAGGTCCTTGCCACGCGTACATTGGGGCTGCATTGTCGCAACTGGGTCGTTTGGTACTACACGTTTGGCGTGCACTGCAAAAGTAAGTTCACCCGCAGCCACGCGCACATCTTCTACTTCACCAAGGATGCCAAGCAGTTCACCTTCAACGACGAGCAGATCCGCGTGCCGAGTGCCCGGATGCTAGTCTACGGAGACAAGCGAGCCAACCCTAAAGGACGCGTTCCGGACGATACGTGGATCCTGCGTCCCCAGGATGCGCCCGATAGCTTCGGCAGTGAAGAAGATACGTGGTACTTCCCTCGCGTCGCTGGCACGTTCAAGGAGCGAGCCGGATTCCACGGCTGTCAGATGCCAGAGCAGCTGCTGGGGCGGATCATCAAGTGTTGTTCCAATGAAGGAGAGATCGTTATGGATCCCTTCGCCGGCAGTGGTTCGACGCTGGTCACGGCAAAGAAGCTGGGCCGCACACCGCTCGGATTCGAGCTATCGAAAGACTACGCAAAGCAAGTTCGCGAGCGTCTGGCCAGTGTCAAAGTAGGCGACCCGCTGGTCGGTGCCGAAAACCCACTCACCAGCGCCCCAAGTACAGCCAAAGGTCGCCGGCTGAAACAGCCCACCGCGTAA
- a CDS encoding dihydrofolate reductase, with protein MIVAASQDWVIGRDGDMPWRLSNDLKRFKSLTMGSPMIMGRKTYESIGRLLPGRTTIIVTRDPNYQVEGAVIANSVGDAVAACHDVDEAFVVGGAEIYKAMLPWTTRLYLTKVHAMIPDGDTHFPLVDFHQWHLESAEEIPADEKNQYPTRFEIWDRLPEG; from the coding sequence ATGATTGTCGCGGCAAGCCAAGATTGGGTTATCGGTCGCGACGGAGACATGCCGTGGCGACTGTCCAACGACCTCAAGCGGTTCAAAAGCCTGACCATGGGCAGCCCGATGATCATGGGTCGTAAGACGTACGAATCGATTGGCCGCCTACTGCCAGGCCGCACGACGATCATCGTCACCCGCGATCCGAATTACCAGGTCGAAGGGGCCGTTATCGCCAATAGCGTGGGGGATGCCGTCGCCGCGTGTCACGATGTAGACGAAGCGTTCGTGGTGGGTGGTGCCGAGATCTACAAGGCCATGCTGCCGTGGACGACGCGGCTCTATCTGACCAAAGTGCATGCGATGATCCCCGACGGCGACACGCACTTCCCGCTGGTCGACTTCCACCAGTGGCACCTCGAATCGGCCGAAGAGATTCCGGCCGACGAGAAGAACCAGTACCCGACCCGGTTCGAGATCTGGGACCGGTTGCCGGAGGGCTAA
- a CDS encoding thymidylate synthase, producing MRQYLDLMQRILDEGVEKHDRTGTGTLSVFGHQMRFDLSKGFPVVTTKKLHLRSIIHELLWFLKGDTNIGYLRENKVRIWDEWADADGNLGPVYGKQWRSWQTPSGETIDQVSQLVEQIKTNPDSRRLIVSAWNVADVPHMALPPCHLLFQFYVAEGKLSCQLYQRSADVFLGVPFNIASYSLLTIMLAQVCDLQPGDFVHTFGDAHLYLNHLEQTKLQLSREPRSLPTMKINPDVKDLFAFQFEDFELNDYDPHPHISAPVAV from the coding sequence ATGCGACAGTACCTTGATCTAATGCAGCGCATTCTCGACGAAGGGGTCGAGAAGCACGACCGGACTGGCACCGGCACGCTCAGCGTGTTTGGTCATCAGATGCGGTTCGATCTTTCAAAGGGGTTTCCCGTCGTTACGACGAAGAAGCTGCACCTGAGGTCGATCATTCACGAACTGCTGTGGTTCCTGAAAGGGGACACCAACATCGGCTACCTCCGCGAGAACAAGGTTCGCATCTGGGACGAATGGGCCGACGCCGACGGCAATCTGGGCCCGGTTTATGGTAAGCAGTGGCGAAGCTGGCAGACCCCCAGTGGTGAAACGATCGACCAAGTTTCGCAGCTGGTGGAGCAGATCAAGACAAACCCCGACTCGCGGCGATTGATTGTCTCGGCGTGGAACGTGGCTGACGTTCCCCATATGGCACTTCCGCCTTGCCATCTGCTGTTCCAGTTCTACGTGGCCGAAGGAAAGCTGAGCTGCCAGCTGTACCAGCGAAGTGCCGACGTGTTCCTGGGCGTGCCATTCAACATCGCTTCCTACTCGCTGTTAACGATAATGCTGGCCCAGGTTTGCGACTTGCAGCCAGGCGACTTTGTCCATACGTTTGGCGATGCCCATCTGTACTTGAATCACTTGGAACAAACCAAACTTCAGCTCTCGCGCGAGCCCAGGTCGCTGCCGACGATGAAGATCAACCCGGACGTGAAGGACCTGTTCGCTTTCCAGTTTGAAGACTTCGAGCTGAATGACTACGATCCACACCCGCACATCTCTGCACCGGTTGCCGTATGA
- a CDS encoding sugar phosphate isomerase/epimerase family protein, whose product MRSLMFKYAICNETYQDWKLETALAHAKDSGYDAIEIAPFTLAPSAYDLTAKERGEIRGKIEDAELDVVGLHWLLAKTEGFYLTTPDDAVRQKTSDYFCELARLCRDLGGTIMVLGSPQQRNLLPGVSESQAMKLAADCLRKAMPTLEQCDVTLALEPLGPAEGDFLNTAEKGLELMDLIDSPNCKIHLDVKAMSAEEKPIPQIIRETHPHIAHFHANDPNKRGPGMGDVDFVPIFQALKEVGYNGWVSVEVFDYEPGIESLVKDSIAYMHQCEAAIG is encoded by the coding sequence ATGAGAAGCTTGATGTTCAAATACGCTATCTGCAACGAAACGTACCAAGACTGGAAGCTGGAAACGGCCCTTGCGCATGCGAAGGACTCGGGCTACGATGCCATCGAGATCGCTCCGTTCACGCTCGCTCCGTCGGCGTACGATTTAACCGCCAAAGAGCGGGGCGAGATCCGTGGCAAGATTGAAGACGCCGAACTCGACGTGGTGGGTCTGCATTGGCTGTTGGCCAAAACCGAAGGGTTCTACCTGACGACTCCGGACGATGCCGTGCGCCAGAAGACGAGCGACTATTTTTGTGAATTGGCACGGCTTTGTCGCGATTTGGGTGGAACAATCATGGTGCTCGGTAGCCCACAGCAGCGGAACCTGTTGCCTGGCGTGAGTGAATCGCAGGCCATGAAGCTGGCCGCCGATTGTCTGCGAAAAGCGATGCCCACGCTCGAGCAGTGCGACGTGACGCTGGCCCTTGAGCCGCTGGGACCGGCGGAAGGAGACTTCCTGAACACGGCAGAGAAGGGATTGGAATTGATGGATCTGATCGACTCCCCCAACTGCAAGATTCATTTGGATGTGAAAGCGATGTCGGCCGAAGAGAAGCCGATCCCGCAGATCATTCGGGAAACGCATCCGCACATTGCCCACTTCCACGCTAACGATCCCAACAAGCGTGGTCCTGGCATGGGAGATGTCGATTTTGTCCCCATTTTCCAAGCGCTCAAGGAAGTCGGTTACAATGGTTGGGTCTCGGTAGAAGTCTTCGACTACGAGCCAGGAATCGAATCGCTGGTGAAGGACAGCATCGCCTACATGCACCAGTGCGAAGCCGCGATCGGCTAA